One part of the Geothrix edaphica genome encodes these proteins:
- a CDS encoding M56 family metallopeptidase, with product MEAFVQILGWALVHALWQGCLLVALAAVGGAALHGRARHRLNGLVLLLCLVLPVATGWRFHRPAPAEYGQAATMDLAQAASATPLRNPPSRPLLVRLEASLQPRLPLLVALWALGASLMALRLGGGYALSLKWRRQAVSAPGEWQERLEALTRRMGIPWPIRLLLAGQGDTPMVLGLWKPVVLVPAALLTSLPLGYLEALLAHELAHVRRQDHLYNLLQSLAETLLFFHPAVWWLSARIRAEREELADDLAAQGLGDPRRLALALNALDDLQRTLPHPLFPALAARGGHLLTRIERLLSPRPVGGSSWSFLTLLLAPCLVLALRAAAPEPPPIGAPAEVVAKLDALAAQEGLDPQLLRSMAWVESGFNTAARSPMGATGLLQVMPGTARTYGAKDLDDPAQVMAAGAKYLRFLLDRYHGDVQKAVAAYNCGEKALDEGRITEEATRYREMVLGVLAAKAVQPETSLAEGEIQGVLRRGSGGRITLQLRVSGRGNLKLDLLPADGAGVLGTVQIGERRQDGTYTVGPWTEFRPRVLVDASKAGASLLIRGEDPGTGWRGETRVLLDAPWKTFAFRMEPPKP from the coding sequence ATGGAGGCCTTCGTCCAGATCCTCGGCTGGGCCCTTGTCCACGCGCTCTGGCAGGGCTGCCTGCTCGTCGCGCTGGCGGCCGTGGGCGGGGCCGCCCTCCACGGCCGGGCCCGGCACCGGCTGAATGGCCTGGTCCTGCTCCTCTGCCTGGTGCTGCCCGTCGCCACAGGCTGGCGCTTCCATCGCCCCGCGCCGGCTGAGTACGGGCAGGCCGCAACCATGGACCTGGCCCAGGCGGCATCCGCCACCCCGCTCCGGAATCCCCCGTCCAGGCCGCTGCTGGTCCGGCTGGAGGCCTCCCTGCAGCCCCGCCTGCCGCTCCTGGTGGCCCTCTGGGCCCTGGGGGCCAGCCTCATGGCCCTGCGCCTCGGCGGAGGCTACGCCCTCAGCCTGAAGTGGCGGCGCCAGGCGGTTTCCGCGCCGGGCGAGTGGCAGGAGCGGCTGGAGGCCCTCACCCGGCGCATGGGGATCCCGTGGCCGATCCGTCTGCTCCTGGCGGGGCAGGGCGACACGCCCATGGTCCTCGGGCTCTGGAAGCCTGTGGTGCTGGTCCCCGCGGCCCTGCTCACCAGCCTGCCCCTTGGCTACCTGGAGGCGCTCCTGGCCCACGAGCTGGCCCATGTGCGGCGGCAGGACCACCTGTACAACCTCCTCCAGAGCCTGGCCGAGACCCTGCTCTTCTTCCATCCCGCCGTCTGGTGGCTCTCGGCCAGGATCCGGGCCGAGCGCGAGGAACTGGCCGATGACCTGGCGGCCCAGGGGCTTGGTGATCCACGCCGCCTGGCGCTGGCCCTCAACGCGCTGGACGATCTCCAGCGCACCCTCCCCCACCCGTTGTTCCCGGCCCTCGCGGCCCGAGGAGGACACTTGCTCACCCGCATCGAACGTCTGCTCTCCCCCAGGCCCGTCGGCGGCTCTTCCTGGAGCTTCCTGACCCTCCTGCTGGCCCCCTGCCTGGTCCTGGCCCTGCGCGCGGCGGCCCCGGAACCCCCTCCCATCGGCGCGCCCGCCGAGGTGGTGGCGAAGCTGGACGCCCTGGCGGCCCAGGAGGGCCTGGACCCCCAGCTGCTCCGCAGCATGGCCTGGGTGGAGAGCGGCTTCAACACCGCGGCCAGGAGCCCCATGGGCGCCACGGGGCTGCTCCAGGTCATGCCCGGGACGGCCCGGACCTATGGCGCGAAGGATCTGGACGATCCCGCCCAGGTCATGGCGGCGGGGGCGAAATACCTGCGCTTCCTGCTGGACCGCTACCATGGGGACGTCCAGAAGGCCGTGGCGGCCTACAACTGCGGCGAGAAGGCCCTGGACGAGGGGCGCATCACCGAAGAGGCGACCCGCTACCGGGAGATGGTGCTGGGCGTGCTGGCGGCGAAGGCCGTCCAGCCGGAGACATCGCTGGCAGAGGGTGAAATCCAGGGTGTGCTCCGGCGGGGAAGCGGCGGCCGGATCACGCTGCAGCTCCGCGTGAGCGGTCGCGGCAACCTGAAGCTGGACCTGCTGCCCGCGGACGGCGCCGGAGTGTTGGGCACCGTCCAGATCGGGGAGAGGCGCCAGGATGGGACCTACACCGTGGGACCCTGGACGGAGTTCAGGCCCAGGGTCCTGGTGGATGCCTCCAAAGCCGGTGCGAGCCTGTTGATCCGCGGCGAGGATCCCGGCACCGGCTGGCGTGGCGAGACCCGGGTGCTGCTGGATGCCCCCTGGAAGACCTTCGCCTTCCGGATGGAGCCTCCCAAACCCTGA
- a CDS encoding BlaI/MecI/CopY family transcriptional regulator produces MKRPLKPTDVELKFLRVLWDLGPSTVKEVHACLNRREAYAYTGVLRMLQVMLDKGLVTRDEGQRSHVYAPAHSRAAMEGGLVTDLTERLFGGSAGALVLAALRSGAVSPEEKARIREVLGGED; encoded by the coding sequence ATGAAACGCCCCCTCAAGCCGACGGACGTGGAGCTCAAGTTCCTGCGGGTCCTCTGGGACCTGGGGCCCTCCACCGTGAAGGAGGTCCATGCCTGCCTGAACCGCCGGGAGGCTTACGCCTATACCGGGGTGCTGCGGATGCTCCAGGTGATGCTGGACAAAGGGTTGGTGACCCGTGACGAGGGGCAGCGCAGTCATGTCTATGCCCCGGCCCACAGCCGCGCGGCCATGGAGGGCGGCCTGGTGACGGACCTGACCGAGCGCCTCTTCGGGGGCTCCGCCGGGGCGCTGGTGCTCGCGGCCCTCCGGTCCGGCGCGGTCAGCCCCGAAGAGAAGGCCCGCATCCGCGAGGTGCTGGGCGGGGAGGACTGA
- a CDS encoding NAD-dependent malic enzyme yields MKTFALKIDPLTGEEYYEVYVRGRQLLNNPHLNKASAFTKEERLGLGLDGMLRPGISTLESQLDRTYEAFLRKPDDIERYIYLSGLLDRNEVLFYRLLVDHLDEMVPIVYTPTVGQACLQLSHIQRRYRGIYITPENIGNIDQIFHGLSQPQVNLVVVTDGERILGLGDLGSDGMGIPVGKVSLYVAAGGVHPGVCLPVTLDVGTNNPRLLEDPLYLGIRRPRLRGAEYEELVEKFVLGVKRNFPGALLQWEDFAKHTAFKNLDRYRERILSFNDDIQGTGSTALAALMTAMRIKKSRFQDERYVIVGMGQAGTGIAMNIRAALKAEGLSDEEARKRIFAVDMQGLLIEGDPLLEGPQMPLAQCRSAVEGWKLDEPSRIGLQDVVRNAHPTVLIGVTAQPNLFSEAILAETAKHSERPIVLALSNPTHKCECSPEAVWKATDGKGLVATGSPFAPVDWKGRTLQASQCNNMYIFPGVGLGALVCKATRITDSMFLAASKAISTFVTPEQEATGLLLPEMKDIRQVSAAVAKAVSREARDAGLGRLLDDEQLDAIIVKAQWEPHYTAYRAGAPRQAD; encoded by the coding sequence ATGAAGACCTTCGCCTTGAAGATCGACCCGCTGACGGGCGAGGAGTACTACGAGGTCTACGTCAGGGGCCGGCAGCTGCTGAACAATCCCCACCTGAACAAGGCCTCCGCCTTCACCAAGGAAGAGCGCCTGGGCCTGGGCCTGGACGGCATGCTGCGGCCCGGCATCTCCACGCTGGAATCCCAGCTGGACCGGACCTATGAGGCCTTCCTCCGCAAGCCTGATGACATCGAGCGTTACATCTACCTGTCGGGCCTCCTCGACCGGAACGAAGTCCTGTTCTACCGGCTCCTCGTGGATCACCTCGATGAGATGGTGCCCATCGTCTACACGCCCACCGTGGGGCAGGCCTGCCTCCAGCTGAGCCACATCCAGCGGCGTTACCGCGGCATCTACATCACGCCCGAGAACATCGGGAACATCGACCAGATCTTCCACGGCCTCTCCCAGCCACAGGTGAACCTCGTTGTCGTGACGGACGGTGAGCGCATCCTGGGCCTGGGCGACCTGGGCTCGGACGGCATGGGCATTCCCGTGGGCAAGGTGAGCCTCTACGTGGCCGCCGGCGGCGTGCATCCCGGTGTGTGTCTGCCCGTGACGCTGGACGTGGGCACCAACAACCCCCGCCTGCTGGAGGATCCCCTCTACCTGGGCATCCGCAGGCCCCGGCTGCGCGGCGCCGAGTACGAGGAACTGGTCGAGAAGTTCGTCCTGGGCGTGAAGCGCAACTTCCCCGGCGCGCTGCTGCAGTGGGAGGACTTCGCCAAGCACACGGCCTTCAAGAACCTCGACCGCTACCGCGAGCGGATCCTCTCCTTCAACGACGACATCCAGGGTACGGGCTCCACGGCCCTGGCGGCCCTCATGACGGCCATGCGCATCAAGAAGAGCCGATTCCAGGACGAGCGCTACGTCATCGTGGGCATGGGCCAGGCCGGCACCGGCATCGCCATGAACATCCGCGCTGCGCTGAAGGCGGAAGGCCTCTCCGACGAGGAGGCGCGCAAGCGCATCTTCGCCGTGGACATGCAGGGCTTGCTCATCGAAGGCGATCCGCTGCTGGAGGGCCCGCAGATGCCTCTGGCGCAGTGCCGATCGGCGGTGGAAGGCTGGAAGCTGGACGAGCCTTCCCGCATCGGCCTGCAGGACGTGGTGCGCAACGCGCATCCCACGGTGCTCATCGGCGTCACCGCCCAGCCGAACCTCTTCAGCGAGGCCATCCTGGCGGAGACTGCGAAGCATTCCGAGCGTCCCATCGTCCTGGCCCTCTCCAACCCCACCCACAAGTGCGAGTGCTCGCCCGAGGCGGTCTGGAAGGCCACGGACGGCAAGGGCCTGGTGGCCACGGGCAGCCCCTTCGCACCTGTGGACTGGAAGGGCCGTACGCTCCAGGCCTCCCAGTGCAACAACATGTACATCTTCCCCGGCGTGGGCCTCGGCGCCCTGGTCTGCAAGGCCACCCGGATCACGGACAGCATGTTCCTGGCGGCCAGCAAGGCCATCAGCACCTTCGTCACGCCGGAGCAGGAGGCCACGGGCCTGCTGTTGCCGGAGATGAAGGACATCCGCCAGGTCTCGGCCGCCGTGGCCAAGGCCGTGAGCCGGGAGGCACGGGACGCGGGGCTCGGCCGGCTGTTGGATGACGAGCAGTTGGACGCCATCATCGTCAAGGCCCAGTGGGAGCCGCACTACACCGCCTACCGGGCCGGGGCACCGCGCCAGGCGGATTGA